Within the Gossypium raimondii isolate GPD5lz chromosome 12, ASM2569854v1, whole genome shotgun sequence genome, the region ttacatacatatattatataatttgagTAAATTATATGAATGACTTATagatgaaaaagtgaaattaatatttttaatatattagattgaattgatatttcaaaatttgattaagaaaaACTATTAATTTATCTACATATTATTGCATCTGAAATCAATGAACTTGGtacgtaaaaattataaaattatttgcatGAATTGCGagtaaaagaaagtaaaatgaattgCAGCATTAACAATGTCATAGGAgtacaattttatattattattttagaaaaacaaaaacacaactGCATTAAAAAAACGAAAAGGGAAAAACTACAGATAAATTATTGGTGGAGATGTAGTAAAGGAGACATTCTCAGtagcttaaattaaattttagataatGCATGGGGCAAAAGGGCCTTATTGTGGGTGGCATGGTTTGGTACACATCTTCCATTGCTCAAAATCTCCATTAACAAAATCATAGTAACCTCCTCTTAGTGTCAATGTTCCATTCACCACTGCACTCCTCACAAACGGATACGTCAGTAGATTTCCCATCGAGTTCTTCACTGATTcctgcatatatatatatgaagttaAATCTTAATTCGCTTTCAACGTAAACCacctcaaaatttaaaaatattagtttttatacACCAAGTTGGTGCATGCCTCACAGGTTATACCTTTTCGCAAAGCGTTCTTTGTTGTTCGGGGCACAGGTCACCAGCTTCTTCCAGTACCTTTTTCTTTGCTGGCAAACCAATTTTCACCCACTCATCAATGAAGTCACTGCACAATtcatccaaaaagaaaatattttatattttggttaaaaattggtggcttttttttcttcatatttagCAATAACAGCTTACTATGTTTGAGTTTGATCTGGAAGACTCATAAGCCTCTTTATGCCACCACAACGGCTATGTCCCATTATCAATATGTTGTCCAcctgtaaatataaatatgtggtCGTGATCTTGTTCCTTTTTATTACATGACAAGAAAAATAGAATTGGTCTGTCACTGAGAAATGAAGATTTCATACCTGAAGTTCTTTAACTGCATACTCGATGACTGAACCAATTTCAGTGTGTCTCAACTGTGCAATAAGTATATATAAACAGGTTTAGCTTCCTAAGCAAATAAACCATAAGGTCTTTTAATGACTTAAAACttggtaaaaatatcaaagagTACTTTGTGCTAAGAACGGAATTGTATTTTATCTCTCTATTGATAGATGAGAAAGCTAGTCAGAACAAggagtaaattaatatttctgataaaaatttcatttatttttactgttaaaaatcgGCAACTATACCTTAGCAAGAGTTACCGTGACACGCCATGTGTAACTGTCTGATTATTTAGTCATCTACACtagttttaacaataaaatggataaaattttaagaggaataatcaatttatttttaatctaacatacttaaaaaaaagaaaaggaaaagggtAAAATATAATATGGCTGTTAGTGCAGGAACAtttatggtaattttacccttgaAATGGGGGGTATGGTACCTGGTCAAATTGAGGAACCATATTAGCAATATTGCGGCCGGCGAAGGCTTCTCCTGGTTTGAAATTCAAAACGACTGAAGGGCTTACTCGTGAATCCGAGCATGAAATCACCAAGAACTGAAAAAAACAATggattcaatttaatcattgttaaagaaaaaaaaaacctaggaaaattaccattttcattgTCTATGATAGTATACCTTGGGATGCTGATCTTCTGCAAGTTTCTTGAAACATTCTCGGTTTTTGCTGCCCAAAAAACAATGCAGAAATTAGTGTGATTATCCGTTGGTGAGTTATTAGGGATGTAAGCTGGGAACATGTATACGTACTCAAATATGTTGGTCTTGAAGAAGTGAAAGCCATCGTCTAGCCTTTGAGCATCATGGTCacaaggaggaggaggaggaggatgatgatgatgctctCTGCCTTGGAGCTCGGCGATAAGCTTCTCAACTTTGCTTTGAACCTTCTCATCCAGCTCTTCTTGGACACTGCAAtcaacatatgtatatattattgttattatttacaGACACTGATCATATTGTTCTCCTGCTAAAAAAAAGTGATCGGTCTTGAGAGAGAGGAGAGGatggaaaaggaagaaaatagtttttttttttttcaaaaaaattccaaaGAACCGGTAAAACGGATCGTCTTGACCGAAGACGAAGACCTGAGTCGTTGCCGTTGACAATCCAATGGTAAGATCCAATTGTTTAGAGATAGAgcaataataaattattaattgtaacACCTAACTCCTTAGTGACCGAccaataataaattgtaaataggaGTACACTCTGGTTCATGTAAATTAACTCAAATAGTAACACACATGCTTCTacaaatgaataattaattagaataaattacTTGAGGAGAATCTTCTTCAATCCTTCAACAACAACTTCAGCTGAATGCTTTGCC harbors:
- the LOC105765721 gene encoding carbonic anhydrase 2, whose protein sequence is MAKHSAEVVVEGLKKILLNVQEELDEKVQSKVEKLIAELQGREHHHHPPPPPPCDHDAQRLDDGFHFFKTNIFDKNRECFKKLAEDQHPKFLVISCSDSRVSPSVVLNFKPGEAFAGRNIANMVPQFDQLRHTEIGSVIEYAVKELQVDNILIMGHSRCGGIKRLMSLPDQTQTYDFIDEWVKIGLPAKKKVLEEAGDLCPEQQRTLCEKESVKNSMGNLLTYPFVRSAVVNGTLTLRGGYYDFVNGDFEQWKMCTKPCHPQ